In Cellulomonas sp. JZ18, the DNA window TCGACGTAGCCGAGCGCGGCGGACGGCACGATCACGCGCCGGCCGCGGGTGTCGGTCAGCTCGAGCGTCGTCGACGAGCCGGTCAGCGCGTCCTGCACGAGGGCGGCGATCTCGTCGGCGCCCCTGTCCGACTCGAGCGTGATCTCGCGCGGCAGGTTCTGCACGCCGATCGTGATCTCCACGGGTACTCCTCCGAACGCCGGGGTCCCGCCGCGGGTGGCGGGGGTCGGGCTCGATCCTAGGCGTCCTCGTACACGAAGTCCGGCCGGACGAGCCCCGCGACCCCGCGCCACGCGAGGTCGGACACCAGGTCGACGACGCGGCCGGTGTCGCTCTCCGGACGGTGGCGCAGCCAGTACGTCGCCGCGCCCTGGG includes these proteins:
- a CDS encoding DUF3107 domain-containing protein; the encoded protein is MEITIGVQNLPREITLESDRGADEIAALVQDALTGSSTTLELTDTRGRRVIVPSAALGYVEIGVETKGRVGFGTL